A portion of the Gemmatimonas sp. genome contains these proteins:
- a CDS encoding 2Fe-2S iron-sulfur cluster-binding protein: protein MADVKMVNLTIEGRPVTVPDGMSILEAAKTAGVLIPHYCYHPGLPVAGVCRMCLVEVEKFPKLAPACATTVMEGQVVHVHSPKALEARKGVLEFLLINHPLDCPICDQAGECELQDYTFAEGRADSRYREPKRFNPVEDFGGDVLYVANRCILCTRCVRFMDDVAHEPVLNVSERGDRAFIGKAEGHDLTNVWAGNVVDLCPVGALLSKDFLNKARAWELDRAATVCTGCSQGCNAVAETRDNVPVRLRPRPNDAVNQYYMCEVGRQTYREFARRDRADQPLVRTAGALSVVEWDEAIAAAVRVLAGHRVVVVASPNASNEALFLLDRLVAGQDHDKRFRVEKGIAVPLPGATDLALREERAANATGARLLGFTEHDALLADVRADDALLILGDDLTGVDGAALPSAGPIVYLGTTIPAVIAQRATVVLPIANTLEEEGTFTNLRGRVQRYLQARSAPGVARPAWYVLADLVAAAGGSGAFFIPDEVFTALAASLPAFAGLDYTALGLRGLPVTDGQAAGVSAEVSA, encoded by the coding sequence ATGGCTGACGTGAAGATGGTGAACCTCACGATCGAAGGGCGGCCGGTCACGGTACCCGACGGGATGTCCATTCTGGAGGCGGCGAAGACGGCGGGCGTACTCATTCCGCACTACTGCTACCATCCCGGCCTTCCGGTGGCGGGCGTGTGCCGCATGTGCCTGGTGGAGGTGGAGAAGTTCCCCAAGCTGGCTCCGGCGTGCGCCACTACGGTCATGGAAGGGCAGGTGGTGCACGTGCACTCGCCCAAGGCGCTGGAAGCGCGCAAGGGCGTGCTCGAGTTCCTTCTCATCAATCACCCGCTCGATTGTCCCATCTGCGACCAGGCGGGCGAGTGTGAATTGCAGGACTACACGTTCGCCGAAGGGCGTGCGGACTCGCGATATCGCGAGCCCAAGCGCTTCAATCCCGTGGAAGACTTCGGCGGCGACGTGCTGTACGTGGCCAATCGGTGCATCCTGTGCACGCGCTGTGTGCGCTTCATGGACGATGTGGCGCACGAACCCGTGCTGAATGTCTCCGAGCGCGGCGACCGCGCGTTCATCGGCAAGGCCGAGGGACACGATCTCACGAACGTGTGGGCGGGGAACGTGGTCGACCTGTGCCCGGTGGGCGCGCTGCTCAGCAAGGATTTCCTCAACAAGGCGCGCGCCTGGGAGCTCGACCGCGCGGCAACCGTCTGCACCGGATGCAGCCAGGGGTGCAACGCCGTGGCCGAGACGCGCGATAATGTGCCGGTGCGCCTGCGGCCGCGTCCCAACGACGCCGTGAATCAGTACTACATGTGCGAGGTGGGACGGCAGACCTACCGCGAGTTCGCGCGCCGCGACCGTGCCGATCAGCCACTGGTGCGCACGGCGGGTGCCCTCAGCGTGGTGGAATGGGACGAGGCCATCGCCGCGGCCGTGCGTGTGCTCGCGGGACACCGCGTCGTGGTCGTCGCGTCCCCGAATGCGTCCAACGAGGCGCTGTTCCTGCTCGACCGACTGGTGGCCGGGCAGGACCACGACAAGCGCTTCCGGGTGGAGAAGGGGATCGCGGTGCCGTTGCCTGGCGCCACCGACCTCGCCCTGCGCGAAGAGCGCGCCGCCAATGCCACCGGTGCGCGCCTCCTGGGGTTCACGGAACACGACGCGCTGCTCGCCGACGTGCGGGCCGATGACGCGCTGCTGATCCTTGGGGATGATCTCACCGGCGTGGACGGCGCGGCGCTTCCCTCCGCCGGGCCCATCGTGTATCTCGGCACCACCATACCGGCGGTGATCGCGCAACGTGCCACGGTGGTCCTGCCGATTGCCAACACGCTGGAGGAAGAAGGCACCTTTACCAACCTGCGTGGCCGCGTGCAGCGGTATCTGCAGGCGCGATCGGCGCCCGGGGTGGCGCGTCCCGCCTGGTACGTGCTTGCCGATCTGGTAGCCGCCGCGGGCGGCTCAGGCGCGTTCTTCATCCCGGACGAGGTGTTCACGGCACTCGCGGCGTCGCTGCCGGCTTTTGCGGGGCTCGACTACACCGCGCTCGGCCTGCGCGGACTGCCGGTCACTGACGGGCAGGCCGCGGGCGTGAGCGCTGAGGTGTCCGCATGA
- the nuoF gene encoding NADH-quinone oxidoreductase subunit NuoF — MGYPHPSHPRETPVLSKYFGDAEARTLAGWRARGGYEALQKAVTMEPQEIQGIVKDSGLRGRGGAGFPTGMKWSFMKPDGKTHYLCCNADESEPGTFKDREIMRWTPHGLVEGVALGAYTIYAETAYIYIRGEFTEPYARVTQAVAEAYAAGILGANAMGSGKRIDVHVHRGAGAYICGEETALMNSLEGRRGNPRIKPPFPAVAGLFGKPTTINNVETLTAVPYIVKNGAEWYKQFGRPDNPKSIGTKLFSVCGNITRPGNYEVALGFPFGEFLNDLCGGPLPGREIKAVIPGGSSVPILTREEAEGAIMDYEGMVAAGTMLGSGGVIVFDDRQCMVRQIARLTRFYAHESCAQCSQCREGTAWITRIMERIRDGQGTSEDLDTLLSIADNMSGKTICVLSDSCATPVVSGLKKFRHEFEAKIAANPSRVTVPGALRASAA, encoded by the coding sequence ATGGGGTACCCGCATCCTTCGCACCCGCGCGAAACACCGGTGCTTTCGAAGTACTTTGGCGACGCCGAGGCGCGCACGCTGGCGGGATGGCGCGCTCGCGGAGGCTACGAGGCGCTGCAGAAGGCCGTCACTATGGAGCCGCAGGAGATCCAGGGTATCGTGAAGGACTCGGGGCTGCGTGGCCGCGGTGGCGCGGGCTTTCCCACGGGCATGAAGTGGTCGTTCATGAAGCCCGACGGGAAGACCCACTATCTCTGCTGCAACGCCGACGAGTCGGAGCCTGGCACGTTCAAGGATCGCGAGATCATGCGCTGGACACCGCATGGTCTCGTGGAGGGCGTCGCGCTCGGCGCGTACACCATTTACGCCGAGACCGCCTACATCTACATCCGTGGCGAGTTCACCGAGCCGTACGCGCGGGTGACGCAGGCGGTGGCCGAGGCGTACGCGGCGGGCATTCTCGGGGCCAACGCCATGGGGTCGGGAAAGCGCATCGACGTGCACGTGCACCGCGGTGCGGGCGCTTACATCTGCGGTGAAGAAACCGCATTGATGAACTCGCTGGAAGGACGGCGCGGTAACCCGCGCATCAAGCCGCCCTTTCCCGCCGTAGCGGGGCTATTCGGCAAGCCCACCACGATCAACAACGTGGAGACGCTCACCGCGGTCCCGTACATCGTGAAGAACGGGGCCGAGTGGTACAAGCAGTTCGGCCGTCCGGACAATCCCAAGAGCATCGGCACCAAGCTGTTCTCGGTCTGCGGCAACATCACGCGGCCGGGCAATTACGAGGTTGCGCTGGGCTTTCCCTTCGGCGAGTTCCTCAACGACCTGTGCGGTGGTCCGCTTCCCGGTCGGGAGATCAAGGCGGTCATTCCCGGCGGATCGTCGGTGCCCATTCTCACGCGTGAGGAAGCCGAGGGCGCCATCATGGATTATGAGGGCATGGTCGCTGCGGGGACCATGCTAGGGTCCGGCGGTGTCATCGTCTTCGATGATCGTCAGTGCATGGTGCGACAGATCGCACGGCTGACGCGTTTCTATGCCCACGAGAGCTGCGCGCAGTGCTCGCAGTGTCGGGAAGGGACGGCATGGATCACCCGCATCATGGAGCGTATCCGCGACGGGCAGGGAACCAGCGAAGATCTCGACACGCTGCTGTCGATCGCCGACAACATGAGCGGGAAGACGATTTGCGTGCTGAGCGATTCGTGTGCCACGCCGGTGGTGTCGGGACTCAAGAAGTTCCGTCACGAGTTCGAGGCCAAGATCGCCGCGAACCCGTCGCGGGTCACCGTCCCCGGGGCGCTCCGCGCCTCGGCCGCGTGA